In Cydia splendana chromosome 26, ilCydSple1.2, whole genome shotgun sequence, the following are encoded in one genomic region:
- the LOC134803079 gene encoding uncharacterized protein LOC134803079 → MADTATEPLPNGNAVAEEEERLKQRPADIDARILAMADTGTEPLPNGNAAAEEEERLKQRPADIDARLLAMADTGTEPLPNGKAAAEEEERLKQRPADIDARILAMADTGTEPLPNGNAAAEEEERLKQRPADIDARLLAMADTATEPLPNGNAVAEEEERLKQRPADIDARILAMADTGTEPLPNGNAAAEEEERLKQRPADIDARLLAMADTGTEPLPNGKAAAEEEERLKQRPADIDARILAMADTGTEPLPNGNAAAEEEERLKQRPADIDARLLAMADTATEPLPNGNAVAEEEERLKQRPADIDARILAMADTGTEPLPNGNAAAEEEERLKQRPADIDARLLAMADTGTEPLPNGKAAAEEEERLKQRPADIDARILAMADTGTEPLPNGKAAAEEEERLKQRPADIDARLLAMADTATEPLPNGNAVAEEEERLKQRPADIDARILAMADTGTEPLPNGNAAAEEEERLKQRPADIDARLLAMADTGTEPLPNGKAAAEEEERLKQRPADIDARILAMADTGTEPLPNGNAAAEEEERLKQRPADIDARILAMADTGTEPLPNGKAAAEEEERLKQRPADIDARLLAMADTGTEPLPNGNAAAEEEERPASSGH, encoded by the exons ATGGCGGACACTGCCACAGAGCCGCTGCCGAACGGTAACGCGGTGGCCGAGGAGGAGGAGAGACTGAAGCAGCGTCCAGCGGACATTGACGCT CGTATTTTAGCGATGGCGGACACTGGCACAGAGCCGCTGCCGAACGGCAACGCGGCGGCCGAGGAGGAGGAGAGACTGAAGCAGCGTCCAGCGGACATTGACGCT CGTCTTTTAGCGATGGCGGACACTGGCACAGAGCCGCTGCCGAACGGCAAGGCGGCGGCCGAGGAGGAGGAGAGACTGAAGCAGCGTCCAGCGGACATTGACGCT CGTATTTTAGCGATGGCGGACACTGGCACAGAGCCGCTGCCGAACGGCAACGCGGCGGCCGAGGAGGAGGAGAGACTGAAGCAGCGTCCAGCGGACATTGACGCT CGTCTTTTAGCGATGGCGGACACTGCCACAGAGCCGCTGCCGAACGGTAACGCGGTGGCCGAGGAGGAGGAGAGACTGAAGCAGCGTCCAGCGGACATTGACGCT CGTATTTTAGCGATGGCGGACACTGGCACAGAGCCGCTGCCGAACGGCAACGCGGCGGCCGAGGAGGAGGAGAGACTGAAGCAGCGTCCAGCGGACATTGACGCT CGTCTTTTAGCGATGGCGGACACTGGCACAGAGCCGCTGCCGAACGGCAAGGCGGCGGCCGAGGAGGAGGAGAGACTGAAGCAGCGTCCAGCGGACATTGACGCT CGTATTTTAGCGATGGCGGACACTGGCACAGAGCCGCTGCCGAACGGCAACGCGGCGGCCGAGGAGGAGGAGAGACTGAAGCAGCGTCCAGCGGACATTGACGCT CGTCTTTTAGCGATGGCGGACACTGCCACAGAGCCGCTGCCGAACGGTAACGCGGTGGCCGAGGAGGAGGAGAGACTGAAGCAGCGTCCAGCGGACATTGACGCT CGTATTTTAGCGATGGCGGACACTGGCACAGAGCCGCTGCCGAACGGCAACGCGGCGGCCGAGGAGGAGGAGAGACTGAAGCAGCGTCCAGCGGACATTGACGCT CGTCTTTTAGCGATGGCGGACACTGGCACAGAGCCGCTGCCGAACGGCAAGGCGGCGGCCGAGGAGGAGGAGAGACTGAAGCAGCGTCCAGCGGACATTGACGCT CGTATTTTAGCGATGGCGGACACTGGCACAGAGCCGCTGCCGAACGGCAAGGCGGCGGCCGAGGAGGAGGAGAGACTGAAGCAGCGTCCAGCGGACATTGACGCT CGTCTTTTAGCGATGGCGGACACTGCCACAGAGCCGCTGCCGAACGGTAACGCGGTGGCCGAGGAGGAGGAGAGACTGAAGCAGCGTCCAGCGGACATTGACGCT CGTATTTTAGCGATGGCGGACACTGGCACAGAGCCGCTGCCGAACGGCAACGCGGCGGCCGAGGAGGAGGAGAGACTGAAGCAGCGTCCAGCGGACATTGACGCT CGTCTTTTAGCGATGGCGGACACTGGCACAGAGCCGCTGCCGAACGGCAAGGCGGCGGCCGAGGAGGAGGAGAGACTGAAGCAGCGTCCAGCGGACATTGACGCT CGTATTTTAGCGATGGCGGACACTGGCACAGAGCCGCTGCCGAACGGCAACGCGGCGGCCGAGGAGGAGGAGAGACTGAAGCAGCGTCCAGCGGACATTGACGCT CGTATTTTAGCGATGGCGGACACTGGCACAGAGCCGCTGCCGAACGGCAAGGCGGCGGCCGAGGAGGAGGAGAGACTGAAGCAGCGTCCAGCGGACATTGACGCT CGTCTTTTAGCGATGGCGGACACTGGCACAGAGCCGCTGCCGAACGGCAACGCGGCGGCCGAAGAGGAGGAGAGACCAGCGTCCAGCGGACATTGA